TTTTACAACCTATTCATGATTATTGTATTGAAcatatctacaaaataaacaaagactgttgaaaattaaataaatcaacatgaaattctttaaattgaaaaaagttaaagtaaatattAGGTATTCCGCCATGTAACAatttatgtttaatatgtttgaaCAAGCAGTATAGTCAAAACGGAACAACAGTGTATGAAGGAATATtacttaaattattattttattaaagcgTTTTCTTTGTGTGATATATATAATGTGTTCAGAATATCAGTGTGAAAATAAGATCTTAttacattttgttctttttatgtcGTTATTTGACGTTGTTGTTATATtatgtcacaaactgtaaagtttatatggcaataaaactttgaatttgaatttgaatttgaatttgttatttGACGTATATAATAGAGACACATCCGTTAGGGCGTTTGCCCTATATGGTGTTTTAATTAACACCCGGATAATGCAAAAGGATGGAGGGGTCTTTCAGCaatattattctattttatgGTTAATCAGAGTAGATGACTGCTATCCATTTACATTTATTGACGCCTTGTtgtaaatagaaataccaagTCATGATCATAATTATATTTGACACATTAATCCAGACAATATGTATTATAACCTATATGAAATAGTAAAACATAAAAGCGTATGTAATGTATTGATTTTACAGCCGATAGGATTGATTGTGTAGGTAAAGGTGATATCTTTGGTTAGCCTGCTTGTTAGCTGTAAAGTGATGTCATTACTAGGTGAGGTATACTACCATCCTTTCAAAGTAGTCTTAtcctacagacagatagatCGGTAAGCAAGCAAACTAGTCAAAGATGTTACCTTtagctacatgtacatattcattgaaatcggctgtaaattatctaaataaatatggGACATGTTTTAAGTGGGTGTTGGTGTTTGACAGTATTCGCACCATATCCATTCGGAACGTTGGCAATATAAACTAATATCATAGCCTGGGACCCATACAACTTTCCACATGTTCCAATTTAATCAATAGTGAAAAGACTCAACCACTTAACCATgtgaaatacaatatttaccAAACTCTCGATAGttcctcaattttaaattttatatatgctCGGTAAACCTAGCATTTagagttttaaaatttaagtatCTCTAGTGGATAATCTATATATTATGGAAGAACTCCTCGAGAAACCACTGATAAAAATAGGAGAAATCGATTTGTAgtgttactttttttaatcaGCATTCTTTGGTAAACTATTCATGTatctattatttaatatttataaatattttatactgaCGTTTCAAGTGGattgatttataaaacttttgcAAGCATGTTATCATAATTAGACttgctaaaaatataaatgcatgttCGATATAAAATTGACACGCGGTGATTTTATATTAAgtgaacaaaaaatgtaaaacccTTAGTTTTTGTGCGTTCAAACTTGAAAGTAAACATGATTGTTCAGAATAAAATATCGCATATTGGTGTACATTGGTAGAAATCTCTTATTTACATTGGAAAATTTGGGCTTTATGATAATGAAGTGAAGACTATTTGGGTTCAACACTGGGCCCTGTCCACATATATAacgaaaaaaatgtcagaagATTTAGAACGTTGACCCGACGAAGgactttattattttaaagcacgaataaatcaattttatgccatttcaattttgtttacaatgaaaaacatgggttttttttaagaaaaaaaaataaaacaggatAGCTGGTccaactttatatttatataaagagacGTTAAAAGCATCTCATCTTTTAACATACCACTCGTAAGCAGTAAAATCgccaatatttatgtaatattttatacacGTGTTGCTGTATGACAAAGTTTCTCGATAGTTCTATGAAGCAAAGctatgtaattatataaaatgaaataattggcCAAAAAGGAGTTTGCTCACAAAGAACAAAAATTGACCTGCtgattttgctgttttgtaATCTGGCTAAACTGCTACAAATTTTACGATCTAAATTGACTGACTAGGATTGTCAATTGTCCTACCGAAGGTCGATTGTTCGATCTCCGGGGAATCCAGCATAATTCACcaataaaaaatagttataatCAATCTGGAAGTGCAGTTTtggctaaaaaaaacaaattatttcatgTACAAATATGTGGGTAAGATCAACTAGCTAGCGCATGGTTCTTGCTAGttcgagattactctgacgtccgacggctgttttgccagacaagctggggccgtgggacgtcagagctcgtcTCGAAACTctaatatgcaaatatttatatgttttttaccTTCTTTATAGGAGATCgatgtttaaaatttagaagCAACCACGTTTTTTCACCTCCTTTACAGGAGATCGGCAGTAAGCATTTAGTTCCGACCACGATTACAGTCGGAAGCTCTCGGACATTTAGGTATCATGCATGGTAAATGAACGAGGTGTTACATTGTGGTCATTTGCACTGTTTTCTCGTGGTCACGTaataatctttgaaaatgaaaggcaACATGCAGAAACCGATTGGTCTctgtgaaaactgttaaaatatagaaaaataaaggttggcaggACCAGGCagaagctagcgaacaatagctagcgaacaataagccagcgaacaataaggcgatatatcgagaaaccaaaaaacagaataagacaacaacggccgttaaataaaaaaatattcaaaaaggcagaaaatcagttaaaatatagcaattttaactcaattttgaaatggtttttaTCCAATCTATTGATTTAACAAGTCGCAAAACTTGCTAGGCTAATATTCAGTACCACAATAACTCTGCATCTATCAACGAATTATTTGTAGGCGTAGGGCCACCTATGCACCCTcttcaatttagaacgtatgtaaaagtagtccTACCCTGTAAATTATAGCACCttttatgtcattgtttaaactagagctcaaaatttttaaaaaatgtcaaaaaattaggggggtcggcctattccagggcttctagagaaaaataatgaggggtgtcacggggaatgactatataggtcttgaagaggagaaacaggcgtttttttgcgctaggtatcgaagggcgctatgttcaaaaatctgaaactagagctcaaaatttgaaaaaaatgtcaaaaaattaggggggtcggcttattcctaattttttgacatttttttcaaattttgagctctagtttcagatttttgaacatagcgccctttgatacctagcgcaaaagaagcgcctgtttctcctctacgagacctatatagtcataccccgtgacacccatcataatttttctttagaagtcctagaataagccgacccccctaattttttgacatttttttcaaattttgagctctagtttcagatttttgaacatagcgcccttcgctacctagcgcaaaagaagcgcctgtttctcctcttctagacctatatagtcattccccgtgacacccctcattatttttctctagaagccctggaataggccgacccccctaattttttgacatttttttcaaattttgagctctagtttcagatttttgaacatagcgccctttgatacctagcgcaaaagaagcgcctgtttctcctctacaagacctatatagtcataccccgggACACccatcattatttttctctagaagtcctagaataagtcgacccccctaattttttgacatttttttcaaattttgagctctagtttcagatttttgaacatagcgcccttcgatacctagcgcaaaaaaaacgcctgtttctcctcttcaagacctatatagtcattccccgtgacacccctcattatttttctctagaagccctggaataggccgacccccctaattttttgacattttttaaaaattttgagctctagtttaaacaatgacataaaaGGTGCTATAATTTACAGGGTAggactacttttacatacgttctaaattgaagAGGGTGCATAGGTGGCCCTACGCCTACAAATAATTCGTTGATAGATGCAGAGTTATTGTGGTACTGAATATTAGCCTAGCAAGTTTTGCGACTTGTTAAATCAATAGATTGGAtaaaaaccatttcaaaattgagttaaaattgctatattttaactgattttctgcctttttgaatatttttttatttaacggccgttgttgtcttattctgttttttggtttctcgatatatcgccttattgttcgctggcttattgttcgctagctattgttcgctagcttctGCCTGGTGTTGGCAGGTAGGTAAAACTttcataaatgaagagataaatgaaaaatgaagatattgatgcctgatttatatataactacaaggccctcagtcggctccagaagcgaccaagcagcgcatctattttgggtgggcaaatatccacttttcgatatgggacgagctctgacgtcccacggccccagcttgtctggcaaaacagccgtcggacgtcagagtaatctcggacttcTTGCAGTTGAGCGCAAGAGATCGAATGAAAAACTaataatttattcttattttccttgtctgacattttaattttaattttaatttgtttaatttccgAAGAAacaaagctattttttttttaaagaactgTATTATATCACGATCACGACTGTCACAGTTATATATTTTGGGACTTATGAATAAAAATGCCAATTACAAACCAAAGACAAATGATTGAAACTTGAAGCCATTTACAAAGTTGACTGAACATTTTATGTTGACTTTTTGTTACAATTTAACGGGTTATTGTTTTTCATAGGGATAATCTGGGTATTCTTAACATTAAATTTGATATGATCTAACCAATTAAACTGATATCTAATATCACAacttaataaatgtatttaacaaaGTGTTAGCAGTTTAATTTATCAACTGTCTTCGCAcacaacttttatataaaaaatgcgAACGACATATTCGTGTATTTTCTGGCATAAAAAGATACTGATAAAATAAGTATCACATAATTCAGTCTACATTCTAATGCATCAAATGTTAAGAACGAAACGTTAACATATAGTTCACAATTATAATGGATAGAATCATTATGTCAAAAGTGAAACGATGCAGCAacgttcaaattattatgataATGACGTTGTTTGTGTTGTACCTTATGGGCTTTGGATATATCTTTAGTGGTTTTTCCTTTAAGAAATGTTGTTCATTGGacaattttttcagaaattcTGGATATGCTGACAGGAGATTCGATAAATGGCGAGAGTTTGTTACGCGTGATACATACATATATTCCGTTCACGTGATAGAAAACCTGGCCCGATTCGTAATATGTGATTTATTAGTGAACCGTAAACCAGTTGCATATTGCTGTTACTTTGATTCTAACGATACTTTATTATTGAGCGATAGTGAATTTCAAGTGCAATATTTCAGAATACCAGAATTCAGATTAAATCAACGGCAAGTATGATATACATGTCTGTCTCAATTACACCCGCCCCCTCCCCTCACTACGATAGTGAAATTTTAGTGCAATATTTCAGAATACCAGAATTCAGGTTAAATCAACGGCAAGTATGATATACATGTCTGTGTCGATAGATAGCCCCCCTTTTGAAAGTTTATGatagttgtaaaaaaaaataacgagaGGAGAATATTCAACGatgtcacttttttttttattaattctttttttttactgtgaagctattttaattattttcgacgttttaatgtatttatgtttgttttctttgcaccccccccccccccccctccccccgaATGAAGAAACCATAATACATTTTGGGATTTTCTACGAGTTTTGATTGTTTCACACTCAGGATCGTTTAATATATATTGGGTTTAATAATATATAGCTCATAAATAAAACCGTCAATTACCAAAGtcaatgattgaaatttaaaactatttacaaaGTTGGCTGAACCTTTTCATAATTGATCATAATTGACTACATATGTATCTATTACAATTTAATGGGTTGTTGTTTTTCATAGTGATAAACTGAATATGCGCATTAAATTTGATACCACCTATTCAAGTTAGTCAATTCTAGGTGGCGATTTGGTTAAAGAGTATTTGGATAAATAGTCCGTAAAAGAaatgttgtctgttctatggtcgggttgttgtctctttgacacattccccatttccattttcaattttattacctTTCGACCAGTAAAGTGTTAAAcgtattttaatcaaatatacacGTTGACTGTACATGACTGATTGATTATTCAGATACAGatgtaaaatcatttatacaaataattcaaatatattccaaatttcaaatatgatgtGGTGTGGCTTAGCGCTTTATTTAAGAACTGAGTCCCTATGCATTGTCTATAAACAGTTTTAAACTTACTTGTTCAAGCAATCAATAAATATCCTAGATTGCTTGGTGACCATAGCCGCGGTGGCATATATTAATGTTCGTGAGTtcactataaaattgagaatggaaatgggaattgtgtcaaagagacatcaacccgataaaaaagcagaaaacatcTAAAGCCATAAGTAGGTCTTCAACACAAAAACGCATCCGGAGGTGGGCTTCAGGTGCCTCATACGCAATAATGTATACAAGTTCAGCACAAACGAACGTCACACTtaactttgaaatatataaatgaaaattttttaaaataaaacatacatgacCAAGAAAGTCCCGAGATTTCTGACTTAGAGAAGGCGCAATACCCTATAACTCTAGCCAACGCGGAATAGATAAACACCGTAAGCAATTAGGAAAGTGATTTACAGctgattgcattgagtgtgtaagTGAAGGTAATATATTTAGTTAGCTTGATTGCtatagctgaaccgtgaagtcataagGTTAGGTAAACTTACTTCCTTTaagataaccaatctatctgtaTGCAGGACtaggctacttcgaaaggagAGTAGTATACCTAACTTATAATGAGTCCACGGTTCAGCAAGCAAGCTTATCAAAGAGATCACCTTTACATACAGCCAATGCAATCGACTGCAACTCAGTTTAAAAGTCAGAGACTGTCGTATCAAATTATGCATAGGAGGCATTTAAACGAAGCGAATTTGACCTTTCACGATTAATATTTAATTGTGCATTTTTTCCTCCTTCTGCCGGAATTTAAATAAGAATGAAAAGGCCAATACAAATACTAATTGCGAAGGACGttgtttgaaaattaaagttATACTTTAATAGtacatttaaatatgaaattatatcAAAAGAGATGGTACGTATAACAGTTTGCTTAGGTCAGacctatttattttataattttttaaatggtttttaaTAGCTGTCCGAGATCTTTGATCTCAGTGTATTGTTTGATgaggttttaatttttttgtttgctttttgttttttgtttttgttgttgctttaGGTAcggtttgagtttttgattggCGATTGAactttttctttgtaaataagaAGTTGTTAATAAATAAAGGAAAGCATGttattattgtacatgtatttcatttcttatcaaataaaatatgaccaaaattatTCAATCGAGTAAAATGCAGAAACCAAAAGACCCCTCCCCAAtctaagaaaaataaaaaaaaataatatcgaaaacaaaacaaaccccctaaaaacaaacatacccttaaaatgaaaaaaaaaacaatagcagaataacaaataaaaacccTGTTTTGCCATTAGTTATcccattttcttatttttacaactGAGATTTAATTGTAGCCTAGCAATTCGTTGGAATTTCGTATAATactattatgtaaatataaataatggttCATTCATGATGGCCGGTAAAGCAATTTACGCCATTAAATGTATTAATCTAAGTTTTAttacaactttttaaaaaacacaaaGGAATCGTTTTTGTTTGGTAAATCATAAGTTACCTGTAGGTTAGGATCCAAGGTAAAATCATTCTATCCTGATGACGAGATCTGATGACATAGGGTTCAATCTGGGTGTATAAGGGGGAAACTGGATCCCCATTGTTCCTTAAAAAATTGACCCTCGCAAACCCTGGTAAAAATGACTTTTCAAAACaagttttgtttattacaaGTCAATAATGAAGAAGGCTTTAATATTTTCGCGAGGATATACCGAGTTTAAACCCAAATTGTTCCCCAAACATTCTTTGAATGTCGTGTTATTTGAAATCCTTTAATAATTGTACACATAAGAAAATagcctaaataaatataaatatcaatatctgtttgtttttggAACCTATATTGACAAATAATACAATAAGTATATATGTAAACTGATCTGGTTAGGGTTGAGAGGATAAAGGTTCTTAACATCACCCATACTACATTGGCTTAAAGTATGCTTCAAGTTAAATTCGGAAATCATATTGATTACGTTTTCCTGATATATTAATGGATGTAAATATTCTGGATCAAAATCTCACAAACCTTATTCAAATTCAAAGGGAATACATTGATGATAAAAGTTATTCTCAGTGATTGATTTTTCAcctggaatattttttttcctgaaatGCTTAAGCATTTAATTTGCAGACGACATCATCTTAAATGGGCAGACGCCGCCTCAGAGCTTTATTTTACGGTCTAATTTTCTGTGGTGTCACTTTTTATTGTTGCTTTCTTGGATTTCTTCTTGTGAAAATACGagaattaaaacataaaaatactgCAACAAGTTTCGATTTCATTGATAATACAAAAGAAACATGGCGTCATCGTGGTGTTACAAGCAATACTCACGGTAGtaataatgtttcaaataaCCCGTATGgattattgaatttatttaccaCTATTTCTCTTAAACCGTTATGGCAGAATGTTAGTTTTTGCGATAAGAGTTATGTATTTTCTGCGTTCTATCACAGGGAAGATCTTATAAGTATAATAGCAACAACTACCCGTAAAAGTCTGCTAAATAGGACCGTGCAGTATCAATGCCGATTCTTCAATGAACTTTCTCCTAATGCTTTAAATACTTGTAATGAAACTATAGTAAAAAGGAAAGCAATGCCGGAAAACCGCGGGAAAAGgtttgtcatatattttgattaaaattgaaattgtagTTTTCCTTTAGTTTTCCACCAATGAGGTGTAttcatttagtttaaacatatttatttatagtggattgggaaacaagttttgcaacttatattaatccctttccactttgcgggtgcaaaatctacaagggtgtcttttacgtgcaagagatatgtataatggctctctcttaacacgggttagccatttatcgtccccttccgacggactatcatcgtttcctcaacaCCGTACTCGCatatggtgtcaagggagagccgaaaattgagttcctgaaattttcatcccaaacgggaatcgaaccaggaacctttgtgttagtagtccgatgcactaaccactacataTTCGTTGTTATAACATGTTTGCTTAATTAAGCGATTTGACAGTAGTCGTGTTAAGCCCTTACAACGTAGTCGTGTTAAGCCCTTACAACGTAGTCGTGTTAAGCTCTGCTCTTAAATCTTTATGTGTTGCTTTTCACCAAGGcacatgttacatgtattttggAGAAATAGCTAGGGGATAGACTGTCTGACttgcaatgaaaataaaaccacGACTCATCATGTCGATCAGACAAGCTCTAAGTAGGGCTACCATCCagaatgtatttatatattattatgagTCTAagttattgttatttgtttattagtTATCTTTCCATCCCATTGGGTTGACAAAATCACATGGGTATAAAATATGTAATCAAGATTCATTCTGTCATGCTTTATTTCAATGCAGAGGGGCGGGGCATTTGTTTGGCGATTTAGATGGATAAATGTGTTCTGTCAAGTTTAGATTGATGACTAAGGGTGGCAAATGACAATTTCTCAGAACTTTTAGAACTCGGCAAAAATTGTTTCCGTAAGTAGTCATACAAAAAGTCTGAATTCGAAATTCCATCATTCCAGCATTATTAAACTAAAcgtcaatcaataaatcaatcaattaatcaatcgaTCAATGGATCTTCCTTTGAATTATTGGCCATCAGCATTGCTAGTGTATTAATGTTGATAGCGAAGTGAATGTTGTATTCatgtaataataatttaaagCGATGATTTTAACATTTAGACTAATCTTGTAGAGAAGATTAGACAATGTACGCTCCACATACATCTTTTTGAATAATGTGCAACGAAATGCACAAAGCATGATGTACATTTATGACATGCACGTAAATTCTACAATTATAAACATGAAACAGTAACATATACAAATTTCTATGTTTATGCACTAAATGATGCAGATGAAgataacaatgattttttttctcatttcagatacAGTGCTGCATTTTATACATGCCCTTTACCTAAGTCGACTCGTCCATACGCCGTATCATTGTCAACCGATCATTGTAAATCTCCATCAAACATATTGCCAATAGTTTATCCTCAGCAACAACAAAGAAAGTTTACTGTCTGTGTTTCTCCCTTGAATTACCGCTATAGTAAAGCATACGAATTGGTGGAAATGATAGAATTCAACAGAATATTAGGGGCAGACTACTTTGTGTTTTACAACTATAGCACAGACTCCAATGTGGATAGGGTTCTAGAATATTATAAAGAACAAGGACTAGTGGAAGTTTTAAAATGGAATCTTCCCATGAAGGTTGACACGTGGCCAAAGAAAAAAGAGCCTGTAGAAATTCATTACTTTGCTCAACTTGCAGCTTTAAATGACTGTTTATATCGCAATATGTATGTCAGCAAATACGTTGTCTTTCAAGATTTAGATGAATTCATTATACCAAAGAAACACTTAACTTGGTCCGATATGATGGAAGCTCTTCCAAAAGGTTCCGGTGCTTATATATTTAGGTGTTTTTTCTTTCGAAAAGAATGGCCAGACACAACGAACAACTTTGAAGGTAAAGACAAAgctcaaaaatataaaatgaacactttattgAAGCAAAAGCGAGAATCGAAAGTACTCGGGAAAAGCCATCGATCGAAATATATTGTTGATCCGAAACAAATAGACACTGTCGGAATCCACAATATTTGGCGGTACCGGGCGGGTACTAAAGCTCATTTTGTTGATCCAGTATTCGCACGCATGCACCATTATAGGGATTGGTTAAATCCAAACGATGCTAACACAGGTGTTGAGGATAACAGGACTATGGTTTATAGAAATGAAttattacagaatacaatacatGCATGGGAAATGTTAAAAGATGTGCCTTTAGGACCAATCAGCCATACTGATTCGTGATCTCATTTTTGCAATTTGTGTCAAAGGTGATTTGACACTCTAATTAATGCCAAAACAGCATTtagattatttgtttttataaaaatgttgaatattataaatattgaatttcaataGATTTCATAGTTCATTTTGCAATTTATAGAATTAACGTTTATGGAagttatttcatgaaaaaaatagatgtgGTATTATTACCAATGAGAGAACTATCCACCTTAATTATAATGAAGATTAGTAAGCACGGATAAGCCATCGTATTTCCTTCATAAGAAAAATACTAAAAGTAcaatgtacgaccttcaacaatgataagAAAACCCGTATGGTCTGCAATAGCATTTTTGCATCTAGTTATCAAAAAAAGTCATGACTTTGGCTGCAGTAGTATTGCTACTGCATTATGGGAGAAATGTAGTGGGATTAGTTCTCAAAACGGAAAAAGAagtacaaagaaaaaaacagaagatACCAAGGGGATTTCTTAAACTAATAGTTCGAGGGAAACGGACAACGTCatggcaaagaaaaaaaaacccaaaacgaTGGACAACGAAAATACAAGTTTACAAAACACTACTTAGCAGCACGAACGCCACGAAAAAAATAGGAGTGAACTGAGATGctgaaaaattatacaataaa
This is a stretch of genomic DNA from Mytilus trossulus isolate FHL-02 chromosome 6, PNRI_Mtr1.1.1.hap1, whole genome shotgun sequence. It encodes these proteins:
- the LOC134721503 gene encoding uncharacterized protein LOC134721503 isoform X4, with product MDRIIMSKVKRCSNVQIIMIMTLFVLYLMGFGYIFSGFSFKKCCSLDNFFRNSGYADRRFDKWREFVTRDTYIYSVHVIENLARFVICDLLVNRKPVAYCCYFDSNDTLLLSDSEFQVQYFRIPEFRLNQRYSAAFYTCPLPKSTRPYAVSLSTDHCKSPSNILPIVYPQQQQRKFTVCVSPLNYRYSKAYELVEMIEFNRILGADYFVFYNYSTDSNVDRVLEYYKEQGLVEVLKWNLPMKVDTWPKKKEPVEIHYFAQLAALNDCLYRNMYVSKYVVFQDLDEFIIPKKHLTWSDMMEALPKGSGAYIFRCFFFRKEWPDTTNNFEGKDKAQKYKMNTLLKQKRESKVLGKSHRSKYIVDPKQIDTVGIHNIWRYRAGTKAHFVDPVFARMHHYRDWLNPNDANTGVEDNRTMVYRNELLQNTIHAWEMLKDVPLGPISHTDS
- the LOC134721503 gene encoding glycosyltransferase family 92 protein F13G3.3-like isoform X1, translating into MGRRRLRALFYGLIFCGVTFYCCFLGFLLVKIRELKHKNTATSFDFIDNTKETWRHRGVTSNTHGSNNVSNNPYGLLNLFTTISLKPLWQNVSFCDKSYVFSAFYHREDLISIIATTTRKSLLNRTVQYQCRFFNELSPNALNTCNETIVKRKAMPENRGKRYSAAFYTCPLPKSTRPYAVSLSTDHCKSPSNILPIVYPQQQQRKFTVCVSPLNYRYSKAYELVEMIEFNRILGADYFVFYNYSTDSNVDRVLEYYKEQGLVEVLKWNLPMKVDTWPKKKEPVEIHYFAQLAALNDCLYRNMYVSKYVVFQDLDEFIIPKKHLTWSDMMEALPKGSGAYIFRCFFFRKEWPDTTNNFEGKDKAQKYKMNTLLKQKRESKVLGKSHRSKYIVDPKQIDTVGIHNIWRYRAGTKAHFVDPVFARMHHYRDWLNPNDANTGVEDNRTMVYRNELLQNTIHAWEMLKDVPLGPISHTDS
- the LOC134721503 gene encoding glycosyltransferase family 92 protein F13G3.3-like isoform X3; protein product: MKKSTWRLFICAFCFYFSFTFLLWSTELHQTDFSNKPQVHNEKHVIMVGKPNNSTTNESLIEEPEHYWRNVTTIPQKAFYYSAYAHASNIIRLFGTIEKGLKDGLECCFFTNRGDSVAEKNIGAHYTVLPEHKGLRYSAAFYTCPLPKSTRPYAVSLSTDHCKSPSNILPIVYPQQQQRKFTVCVSPLNYRYSKAYELVEMIEFNRILGADYFVFYNYSTDSNVDRVLEYYKEQGLVEVLKWNLPMKVDTWPKKKEPVEIHYFAQLAALNDCLYRNMYVSKYVVFQDLDEFIIPKKHLTWSDMMEALPKGSGAYIFRCFFFRKEWPDTTNNFEGKDKAQKYKMNTLLKQKRESKVLGKSHRSKYIVDPKQIDTVGIHNIWRYRAGTKAHFVDPVFARMHHYRDWLNPNDANTGVEDNRTMVYRNELLQNTIHAWEMLKDVPLGPISHTDS
- the LOC134721503 gene encoding glycosyltransferase family 92 protein F13G3.3-like isoform X2, which produces MKDKKLNSNSLEGGCKTAASFTFLLWSTELHQTDFSNKPQVHNEKHVIMVGKPNNSTTNESLIEEPEHYWRNVTTIPQKAFYYSAYAHASNIIRLFGTIEKGLKDGLECCFFTNRGDSVAEKNIGAHYTVLPEHKGLRYSAAFYTCPLPKSTRPYAVSLSTDHCKSPSNILPIVYPQQQQRKFTVCVSPLNYRYSKAYELVEMIEFNRILGADYFVFYNYSTDSNVDRVLEYYKEQGLVEVLKWNLPMKVDTWPKKKEPVEIHYFAQLAALNDCLYRNMYVSKYVVFQDLDEFIIPKKHLTWSDMMEALPKGSGAYIFRCFFFRKEWPDTTNNFEGKDKAQKYKMNTLLKQKRESKVLGKSHRSKYIVDPKQIDTVGIHNIWRYRAGTKAHFVDPVFARMHHYRDWLNPNDANTGVEDNRTMVYRNELLQNTIHAWEMLKDVPLGPISHTDS
- the LOC134721503 gene encoding beta-1,4-galactosyltransferase galt-1-like isoform X6; this encodes MVGKPNNSTTNESLIEEPEHYWRNVTTIPQKAFYYSAYAHASNIIRLFGTIEKGLKDGLECCFFTNRGDSVAEKNIGAHYTVLPEHKGLRYSAAFYTCPLPKSTRPYAVSLSTDHCKSPSNILPIVYPQQQQRKFTVCVSPLNYRYSKAYELVEMIEFNRILGADYFVFYNYSTDSNVDRVLEYYKEQGLVEVLKWNLPMKVDTWPKKKEPVEIHYFAQLAALNDCLYRNMYVSKYVVFQDLDEFIIPKKHLTWSDMMEALPKGSGAYIFRCFFFRKEWPDTTNNFEGKDKAQKYKMNTLLKQKRESKVLGKSHRSKYIVDPKQIDTVGIHNIWRYRAGTKAHFVDPVFARMHHYRDWLNPNDANTGVEDNRTMVYRNELLQNTIHAWEMLKDVPLGPISHTDS
- the LOC134721503 gene encoding glycosyltransferase family 92 protein F13G3.3-like isoform X5, giving the protein MQLLSFTFLLWSTELHQTDFSNKPQVHNEKHVIMVGKPNNSTTNESLIEEPEHYWRNVTTIPQKAFYYSAYAHASNIIRLFGTIEKGLKDGLECCFFTNRGDSVAEKNIGAHYTVLPEHKGLRYSAAFYTCPLPKSTRPYAVSLSTDHCKSPSNILPIVYPQQQQRKFTVCVSPLNYRYSKAYELVEMIEFNRILGADYFVFYNYSTDSNVDRVLEYYKEQGLVEVLKWNLPMKVDTWPKKKEPVEIHYFAQLAALNDCLYRNMYVSKYVVFQDLDEFIIPKKHLTWSDMMEALPKGSGAYIFRCFFFRKEWPDTTNNFEGKDKAQKYKMNTLLKQKRESKVLGKSHRSKYIVDPKQIDTVGIHNIWRYRAGTKAHFVDPVFARMHHYRDWLNPNDANTGVEDNRTMVYRNELLQNTIHAWEMLKDVPLGPISHTDS